The nucleotide sequence CAGGCTGTACAGAAAACGGCACAGAGCCACGGCATCGCGCCGGTGGGCATGTCTGGCCCCCGCCTGCTCCACCGCGTTCTTGCAGGCGCGCGGCAGAGCGCAGGGATCAGCCCCGGGACTCAATACGGCCCCTGCCTGCCGCAGCACCTGTGCAAACCAGACCGGAGCCGTGGCCGGGTCGAGCCGCACGGTTTTTCCCTCCAGCGCCTGCAAGGCTGCTGCCAGCTCCGTCCGGGGCTGCAGGGTTATGTCAGCGCCAAGCCATTGCGCCGTGGCAGCGGGGATTTTCTCCGGGGCCATGAACAGCGCCACCTTGCCATCCGCGAACAGAACCGCAAATCCCAGCGCATAGGGCGTGAAAGGCACATCCTGCCCGCGAATATTCAACAGCCATGCCAGAGAAGCAGGGTCCGTCAGCACCACCGCATCCTCGCCGGCCTCGACCAGGACATCCCCGATCTCCGTCCGTCGGGACGCGGAATCCTGCCCTGCCCTCTCCAGCGGATGAGGCACGGCCGCAGCCAGAGGCGGCGCTGGCCGGTCAGGCCACACCGCATCGACCGGATTGGCGGCAACCGGCACCATGTCCAGCCCCGCTGCAGTAAAGCGACCCAGCCCATCCTCGCTGGTTAGCAGCGGATCATAGCCGATCCGCGCCCCTTTCCCTGCGGCGTTTGCCAACCAGAGCGGAGGAGGTGTCTCGATGATATGGCATTGCTCCCAAAGAGAGGAATCCGTTTCCTGAGCGGCCTGAAGCGTATAACGCCCATCCGTGAACAGGGCCGCACGCTGGCGCAACACCACTGCAAGACCAGCACTCCCCGTGAACCCGGTCAGGAAGGCCAAACGCTCCGCACAGGGCGGAACGTATTCGCCCAGATGCTCATCAGCGCGCGGAATAATGAACCCTTCCAGTCCCTGTCCCGTGATCACCGTCCTGAAGGCCGCGAGACGTGCCGCTGCCTGAGCATTCCGTCCCGTCTCCACCGTTGCCATCCTGCCGCCCTTATCTCTTTTTGCACTGCAACATATGCATGCCTGTCTTTTACTCTTTACTCGCCGCTTTTAGAGGCAAATAGATCATATAATCACCACAAGGACGCTGCCTTCCGAATCAATGCCAAGGAGGCCCGGCAGTGCCTCAGGGAACCGATCACATGACCACCACGACCTTCAATCAGGGTTTGCTTTCCTCCCGCAGCCTGCCCGCACAAATCGTTGCCGTCCATGGCTCCGTGCGCCAGCAGTTGAAGGCTGTTCACCAGCGCCTGCAGAACGAGCGCGCCCGGCGTTGTACAGCCCGCATTCTGGCAGCCCGCACGGATCAGGAACTGGACGATCTGGGTCTGCATCGTGGTCAGCTGCGCATCGAGCGCACCGGTCTGTTCGACTGATTCCTTCCGCCGACCTGATCGGATAGAAATGGGCGCGATCCTTTCGGGATCGCGCTTTTTTATTGGTCGCCGCCGAGGCTGGTGCGTGCCAGACGGTCAAATTCCTCGATCGTCAAGGTCTCCGCCCGACGATCACCGGCAATGCCCGCACGGGACAGCAACCCTTCGCCCCCCAGTGATTTGAGGGCACCGCGCAGCATTTTGCGCCGCTGACCGAATGCAGCCGCCGTGACCCGCTCCATCGCCGTGAACAAAGCCGGGGATGGTTGTTCCTCACGCGGCCACAGCGCTGCCACAGCGGAATACACTTTCGGAGGCGGATGAAAGGCTCCGGGCGGCACCGACATCAGCATTTCCACCCGGCAGGTCCACTGGGCCAACACCCCCAGACGACCGTAAGCATCGCTGCCCGGTGCAGCACAGATTCGTTCCGCCACTTCCTGCTGGAACATCAGGGTCATGCTCTCGAACAGCGCCGCCTGACGCAACCAGCCAACCAGAAGGGGCGTGCCGACATTGTAAGGCAGGTTGGCGACAATACGTCTCGGCCCCGTGGTCAGCGTGCCAAGATCGACCCGCATCGCATCCGCTTCCAGCACCGTCAGACGATCCGGATAGAAACCGGCAAGCTCCTCCAGCGCCGGGATTGCCCGATGATCGAGTTCAATCGCCACCACCCGCTCTGCCGCGGTCTCAAGCAAGGCACGGGTCAGGCCGCCCGGCCCCGGCCCGATCTCGATCGCTGTACGGCCCTGCATCGGGCCGGCTTCCCGCACGATTCGCGCCATCAGATGCGGATCGAGCAGAAAATGCTGACCCAACGCCTTGCGCGCTTCCAGCCCATGGCGGGCAATAACGTCGCGTAAGGGCGGAAGCGCCGGAGGGGAGGCAGGCACTGTCCCGACAGCCGCCTCAGTCATGGCCCCGCATATCGATCAGGGCGCGACGGCGCAGCTCACGCTGAAGCTGACGGCTAGCGGTTTCAACACGTTCGCCCAGAATCTGATTGGAAATATCTTCCTTGGCCGGCAGACCGAAATTCTTCTGGGTCCGGCTGCACACCATCATGATGGCAATACCGTCCTGAGAGACGATCGGCTGGCTCGGCTGACCCACCGGCAGCGAAGCCAGAAGGGCACGAAACTGCGGCGGATTAATGCTTTCCAGACGCAGCTCACCGGGATCGGAGGGCCGCGATCCTCCCATCGCCTTGCTGGCGGCCTCGACTGCGGCACAATCATGCATACCGGCGGCAGCGGCCTTCGCATGCTCCAGCGTTTTCCGCTGCTGATCGGTGGGCGCTGCCGGATTGAGCGGGGTCGTAAACGGATAGAAAACCTGTCGGATCGATAAGGCAGTCCCCTGATCATTACCGATGATCCGCTTGCCGCGCAGGGCCACGATCTCGATCCCCCCCGCCACATCGATCGGGTTGCTGATCGCCCCGGGAGGCATTTCCTTCAGCACCGACACAACCTGCGGATCAAGCTGATTGGGCTGCACCCATCCCAGATCACCGCCTTCAAGCGCGGTCTGACTCTGGCTGAACTGGGCGGCGACAACGGGAAAAGGCGCTCCGCTGCGTAGCTGCTGGATGACCGTATCGGCAAAATCATGGGCCGCCTGCGCACGGGAGGGATCATCAACGGGGATGAAAATTTCCGAAACGCGATATTCCGTCTGGCCTTTCTGGGATGCCAGCAGTTCTTCCTCGTCCTGGATTTCCTTGTCACTGATCCTGACACGCTCCCCCAGCTGCTGACGCAGCACACGGGTCCAGCCCAGCTGAACACGAATCTGGTCGATCAGCGTACGCATGCTGACCCCATCCGCAGCCAGTTTGTGGCGCAGCGCATCCGGCTGCATGCCGTTCCGCTGCTCCATCCCCTGAATGGAGTGGGCAATATCGCTGTCGGTAATAACGATACCGCGACGCTGGATTTCCTGGAGCCGCAATTTCTCGTCCACCAACTGGCGCAGGACCTGCGGAGTCAGACGATCCAGCACCTCCTTTGACATTGGCAGGCCTGTGGACATGGCAAACAGCCGCCGACGCGCATCCACATCGCCCTTGCTGATGACATCGCCATTCACGACCGCGACGATACTGGTCTCATCAGGCGAAGAAGCCGGTGCCTTTGCCTTGCCAGTGGCACTCTCCCCATGGGATGCAGCCAAGGCCGGATGGGCGGAAAACAATGCCATACCGACAAGAAAAAGGGCGCGGAAACGGTCAACAGCCATGAGGGTAAGCGTCCTGTCCTGATCCTGATATCTCTGATAGCCAGCAGCAGCCCGCTTAGAAAGCCCGGAAGCCAAACGATCCCAGCGTTTTAAACGTCAGAGAGAACATGATGGTCTCGTTCCCGGTATCGTTCAGGATCGAGGTATAGCGTTTGTACAAACGCATCGCCAAAATGAAGCACTCATTCTCGTAAGCAATGTCGCCACCCAGCGCCACCATCTGCTCGGCTTCCAGATTGCGACGCGCATAGGCGCTGAAGCGCCAGTGCTCATAATGCGTCGACAGGCCGAGCATGGCTTCGTTACGCGGTGTCGTGACCAGCTGATAGACGGGCGTAGAGGCAGGCAGCACCGTACCGGGCGCATAGGTCAGATCGTAAAAATTATTCTCGGCCGTATACAGATATCCCACACTGGCGCGCAGCCATGATGGTCCAAAGGATGCCACGGCCTCCCCGTAATGGATCCGACCGCTCTTGTGATCGAAACGGCCCCGTGTGGTCAGATCATATCCGATGCCGCTCAGGCTGACCCGCCCGACAATATCCGAGGCACGGTCGGACAGACCCAGCCCCGGCATGAATGTATCATCCCGATGGGTCCGATAGGACTGGCCAACCAACCCATCCAGCATGGTGGTCTTGTATTTCCAGGAGGCATGAAGACCGACATTGGCGCGGATGCCGCCTTCCATACGGTCAAGGCCATTGAAACGATTGAGCGAAAACAGATTGGCATCTGTAAACTGCGTCACCAGACTGTCTTCATTAGGGAAATAGCGATACCCGCCTCCCCCTGTATTGGGGGCGACGATCAGCTGGGCGATCGGCTCGACCACCTGTGTGCCCCACTGTCCCGCACTGCGGGCCAATGGAAGCCTGACCTCGACCGCCGCCTGTGGCAGAGCACGCGCATCGGTTGTGCTGGTATAGGGTGCATAGACCGGCTGCTGGTTCAGCCCCGTCGCATTATAGGCGACCGTATCGCCATGCAGCGTGAATTTCCACAGATCGCCGAAGCGCCCGATGGCAGGCCGGTCCCAGTTGAGGCTGAGCGAAGCTCTCTGATCCGAAACGCCCTGCTCGCGCAGGACACTGAAATCATCGGTCCTGAGCGAAAAATGTCCTCCCAGTGAATCCGGCTGCCCCGCATATTCATAGATATAATGCGGCAGGACGTAAGGAACCGTCGAATTGGCGAAGGAGCCACTGATCCCCTGATAGGACATCGCATTCAGGCGAGTATAGGAACCCTGACCGAAGCCCTCCAGATAGATATTGTTCGACAGGACGTTCGTGCCGACGCCGGAAATATGATAATCGCGCAGATAGGCAGCCGAGGTCGCATTGTTCAGATTGAAGCCGTAACGCCATGTATCGTCATAGACGAATTCGCCCTTCGCGAAGATCAATCCCTGAAAACCGGGTCGGATCGGGTCGTAATAGGCGTTACTGTCGGTGCGGCTGGACGACGCCACATAGGCGGCCGCCACATTGATCTGCATGTCCCCGCTATTGAACTTCTTCCGGTAATAGGCCTGCAATTGCGGTCCGGTCTGCGAGGGCAGGGTCGCGGTCAGAGTGACATCGGATGAGTCGTCGATCACCAGATAGTACGGAACCCTGGCAAAAACACCCAGATAGCCGGACTGGCCAATCCCGGGCACCATGAAGCCGCTCTTGCGCCTCACCGAAGGATCAGGATGCGACATGTAAGGGAGGTACAGCACCGGAATGCCGTAAATCTCCATCACCGCATCCTGATATTCGATTTTTTTCTCCTCCAGATCCTGTGTGCCGGTAAAGGCGCGGATCTGCCAGAAAGGCGGCTTTTTCGGGTCGTCCAGACACAGGTTACAGGTCGTGTAGAGCACCCGACTCATGTCATTGACCTTGCCATCGGTACGACGCATGCCGTTGGCAACCAAACGACCATTGAATTTCAGCAGGGCGCGCATGTTTTTCATTACGCCGTCTTTCATGCCCTGGCTGAGTTCGGCGTAATCGCTGAACAGAACCTCGCCATCCGGCTCCAGCAGCACCACATTGCCAGATGCGGCGGCAACATTGGTGTTACGATCATACGTGACCTTGTCGGCGCGCAGTACATGGTCGCCCTGCCACGCTTCTACATGCCCCTCCGCACTGACCAGCGAGCCATCACGGTCATATGTCAGATGATCGGCGGTGAAGGTGACCGGCGTCTGGCCACTGACCGTAGAGCCTTTGTTGTGTGGTGAGGGGGCCGCCACGGGCGGAGGGGCGGAGGCTCCGTTCGGATCGCTGCCCACCATGGCAGGCTCCAGCGCCGAGGAACCGCTGGCACCGGGGGAGGATGTCTGGTTGAACTGATTGAACAGGCTGTCATTCGCCTGCAGGGAACTGACCTGGGCAAAGGCCGAAGCCCCTCCGGCCAGCATGCACACTGACATCACACCCAGAAACAATGATAGGTGGTGATCATGAACAGAAGCCGTCAGC is from Granulibacter bethesdensis and encodes:
- a CDS encoding aminopeptidase P family protein: MATVETGRNAQAAARLAAFRTVITGQGLEGFIIPRADEHLGEYVPPCAERLAFLTGFTGSAGLAVVLRQRAALFTDGRYTLQAAQETDSSLWEQCHIIETPPPLWLANAAGKGARIGYDPLLTSEDGLGRFTAAGLDMVPVAANPVDAVWPDRPAPPLAAAVPHPLERAGQDSASRRTEIGDVLVEAGEDAVVLTDPASLAWLLNIRGQDVPFTPYALGFAVLFADGKVALFMAPEKIPAATAQWLGADITLQPRTELAAALQALEGKTVRLDPATAPVWFAQVLRQAGAVLSPGADPCALPRACKNAVEQAGARHAHRRDAVALCRFLYSLNPLREGETEASAAARLLSFRQQADEFRGESFPAISGAGEHGAVIHYRVTVETDRPLRSNEVYLIDSGGQYLDGTTDVTRTIWTGPDAPPALLRDRFTRVLKGHIAVATLQFPQGVAGPHIDAMARRSLWDVGLDYDHGTGHGVGSYLSVHEGPASLSRAGRPVALCPGMILSDEPGYYQPGEYGIRLENLLLVQERDMLDTARPFLGFETLTLAPFDRTLIEPGLLTEAERVWLDTYHARVLAEIGPLLPASEQAWLEAACAPLSKEG
- a CDS encoding DUF1127 domain-containing protein, which gives rise to MTTTTFNQGLLSSRSLPAQIVAVHGSVRQQLKAVHQRLQNERARRCTARILAARTDQELDDLGLHRGQLRIERTGLFD
- the rsmA gene encoding 16S rRNA (adenine(1518)-N(6)/adenine(1519)-N(6))-dimethyltransferase RsmA, with product MTEAAVGTVPASPPALPPLRDVIARHGLEARKALGQHFLLDPHLMARIVREAGPMQGRTAIEIGPGPGGLTRALLETAAERVVAIELDHRAIPALEELAGFYPDRLTVLEADAMRVDLGTLTTGPRRIVANLPYNVGTPLLVGWLRQAALFESMTLMFQQEVAERICAAPGSDAYGRLGVLAQWTCRVEMLMSVPPGAFHPPPKVYSAVAALWPREEQPSPALFTAMERVTAAAFGQRRKMLRGALKSLGGEGLLSRAGIAGDRRAETLTIEEFDRLARTSLGGDQ
- a CDS encoding peptidylprolyl isomerase encodes the protein MAVDRFRALFLVGMALFSAHPALAASHGESATGKAKAPASSPDETSIVAVVNGDVISKGDVDARRRLFAMSTGLPMSKEVLDRLTPQVLRQLVDEKLRLQEIQRRGIVITDSDIAHSIQGMEQRNGMQPDALRHKLAADGVSMRTLIDQIRVQLGWTRVLRQQLGERVRISDKEIQDEEELLASQKGQTEYRVSEIFIPVDDPSRAQAAHDFADTVIQQLRSGAPFPVVAAQFSQSQTALEGGDLGWVQPNQLDPQVVSVLKEMPPGAISNPIDVAGGIEIVALRGKRIIGNDQGTALSIRQVFYPFTTPLNPAAPTDQQRKTLEHAKAAAAGMHDCAAVEAASKAMGGSRPSDPGELRLESINPPQFRALLASLPVGQPSQPIVSQDGIAIMMVCSRTQKNFGLPAKEDISNQILGERVETASRQLQRELRRRALIDMRGHD
- a CDS encoding LPS-assembly protein LptD, with translation MKTRLVLQGLTASVHDHHLSLFLGVMSVCMLAGGASAFAQVSSLQANDSLFNQFNQTSSPGASGSSALEPAMVGSDPNGASAPPPVAAPSPHNKGSTVSGQTPVTFTADHLTYDRDGSLVSAEGHVEAWQGDHVLRADKVTYDRNTNVAAASGNVVLLEPDGEVLFSDYAELSQGMKDGVMKNMRALLKFNGRLVANGMRRTDGKVNDMSRVLYTTCNLCLDDPKKPPFWQIRAFTGTQDLEEKKIEYQDAVMEIYGIPVLYLPYMSHPDPSVRRKSGFMVPGIGQSGYLGVFARVPYYLVIDDSSDVTLTATLPSQTGPQLQAYYRKKFNSGDMQINVAAAYVASSSRTDSNAYYDPIRPGFQGLIFAKGEFVYDDTWRYGFNLNNATSAAYLRDYHISGVGTNVLSNNIYLEGFGQGSYTRLNAMSYQGISGSFANSTVPYVLPHYIYEYAGQPDSLGGHFSLRTDDFSVLREQGVSDQRASLSLNWDRPAIGRFGDLWKFTLHGDTVAYNATGLNQQPVYAPYTSTTDARALPQAAVEVRLPLARSAGQWGTQVVEPIAQLIVAPNTGGGGYRYFPNEDSLVTQFTDANLFSLNRFNGLDRMEGGIRANVGLHASWKYKTTMLDGLVGQSYRTHRDDTFMPGLGLSDRASDIVGRVSLSGIGYDLTTRGRFDHKSGRIHYGEAVASFGPSWLRASVGYLYTAENNFYDLTYAPGTVLPASTPVYQLVTTPRNEAMLGLSTHYEHWRFSAYARRNLEAEQMVALGGDIAYENECFILAMRLYKRYTSILNDTGNETIMFSLTFKTLGSFGFRAF